A window from Anser cygnoides isolate HZ-2024a breed goose chromosome 1, Taihu_goose_T2T_genome, whole genome shotgun sequence encodes these proteins:
- the USF3 gene encoding basic helix-loop-helix domain-containing protein USF3 isoform X1: MVPAVGAPPPSPPSPPALFSETMPEMTENETPTKKQHRKKNRETHNAVERHRKKKINAGINRIGELIPCSPALKQSKNMILDQAFKYITEMKRQNDELLLNGGNNEQAEEIKKLRKQLDELQKENGRYIELLKANDICLYDDPTIHWKGNLKNAKVSVVIPGDQVQKNIIVYSNGSQPNGNNQGASVQGITFNVSHNLQKQTANVVPVQRTCNLVTPVTISGIYPAENKPRSQSTVSPLAPTQPVPAGNVLELSTLENEQGVLATASSQSTSQSGTEQELQSSLSNTSQNDQNLSKSKNDEGCPKLMKKTLLQGISLPSSASTEASQVQQVNATCSKTPNSRNEFQEGCVISNSDTACVPSVRLSSTDSFSSVNILKSTDLVSSAGMPVTSAAEGIKAVTAISTLPASPLENCWSFSGSTGVGASDLKNMSSLTRMPSAGNTQTTWTTLQLAGNTVQPLSQTPSSMMTALLNEPVNGAGTVSPAHSRPLTTSISLNTSLPGDVQAAEQIVVTLPSCPSLPMQPLISQPQVKTQAAGNILSLNSAMQVIQMAQPVASAVTGAPANQNVIILQPPNTTPCPPIVRAEVPSQNVSQQIVIIQAASQNPLPLLSAQPSASVRVPMNGPTAIANSSNSVQNSPLPQTFGGKHLVHILPRPSSLPSSSSTQTFSVTMSNQQHPQTISLNGQLFALQPVMSSSGAANQAPMQIIQPTTSEDPNTNVALNTFGALANLNQSISQMAGQSCLHLSLSHPANPTTVHNQIATVNCVSLPTSVASAISAEGSVLTSASNSINASPKKAAAGLPSNTKSKRTNKKPSTKKHLAVNSKVSCPAIPCKDAGKVDCAPVETVSKHANGEGLSENMPAASQALATSQASGVAAPSGTSISDCHSKESECSEQAAGSCPVPELPSAELPASSPLQPTVSEPLVLDPPAAKDAAPLPQARRSQSNPPTASALSESSAPCEPPGTLMTSRTEAHMTNSQVAGMTAAQSSAADHTSKAGAISESCNVAQDSSIIMQDADLLEGQGLTKMLSDLTKESTAEEKNSSFTVQGEHSNFPMENSKSAESNVDLPEKQELLLMNSEGDSLSQHHTCISDQEVVSASLIASRQADSPMSTSSGSSRGFSVASMLPDTTREDVTSSTSTSTCNNCTFSEQPDIVALAARAIFDQENLEKGGGGIQVNMRDAISKSTEVASLEREQPTFKPLPAKESNAGPLETASNKFSAQDTVQTNVDRQVEKPSCSVGGVETSNTSLQISASQSPSITSLSVNNLIHQSRIVHPLVSCSSLSQPSEPPSVPATVSLSLPSSSYVNQSPGPAMMNEYAQEQLNAIRANTMQAPQLQESHLKQQGHEGRKDSAKRAVQDDLLLSTAKRQKQCQTAPIRLEGMALMNRTPESIADQTQMLVSQIPPNSSNSVPSVSNQGHTDGLNRLFPSNSNFVTPALRQTEVQCSSQTSVSEQQGQAGQHLQPIQHGPSQGISHLHSNHPYLKQQQAGQLRERHHLYQLQHHVTHGENSVHSQPHGVHQQRTIQQEVQMQKKRNLIQGSQATQLSLQQKHHGSDQTRQKGGQPHPHHQQMQQQMQQHFGAPQPEKNCENPATSRNHHNHPQSHINQEIMHQQQQDVSSRQQGSASEHVSGHNQMQRLMTSRGLEQQMVSQASIVTRPSDMTCTPHRQERNRVSSYSAEALIGKTPSNSEQRIGISLQGPRVSDQLEMRSYLDVSRNKGLVIHNMQGRISVDHTVGSDVQRLSDCQTFKPAGPNQQPTGNFDVQASRNSEIGNSVSSLRGMQSQAFRIGQNTGPSIERQKRLPYQPVQGIPTGNTLPSRENENTCHQSFMQSLLAPHLGEQVSGSQRSLPEHQRNTQCGASSTIEYNCPPARESVHIRRDGDGQNRESCDMSIGSINTRNSSLNIPFSSSSSSGDIQGRNTSPNISVQKSNPMRMTESHGTKSHMNTPVSSNMHGVVRSTHPHPAVSHGNGEQGQPSVRQPNSSVTQRSRHPLQDNGGSKIRQPERNRSGNQRHGNVFDPSLPHLPLSTSGSMILGRQQSAIEKRGSIVRFMSDGPQVSNDNAAPDQHTLSQNFGFPFIPEGGMNPPINANASFIPPVTQPSATRTPALIPVDPQNTLPSFYPPYSPAHPTLSNDISIPYFPNQMFPNPSTEKPSSGGLNNRFGSILSPPRPVGFAQPSFPLLPDMPPMHMTNTSHLSNFNLTSLFPEIATALPPDGSAMSPLLSIANTSASDSSKQSSNRPAHNISHILGHDCSSAV, translated from the exons GCTCTCTTCTCTGAAACCATGCCAGAGATGACAGAGAATGAGACACCTACTAAGAAGCAACATCG aaagaaaaaccgGGAGACACATAACGCAG TGGAGAGACATCGCAAGAAGAAGATTAATGCTGGGATAAACAGAATTGGAGAACTCATTCCCTGCTCTCCAGCACTCAAGCAG agcAAGAACATGATCCTGGACCAAGCCTTTAAGtatattacagaaatgaaaagacagaATGATGAACTTCTGTTAAATGGAGGGAACAACGAACAGG CTGAAGAGATAAAAAAACTCCGGAAACAATTGGATGAACTTCAGAAGGAAAACGGGAGATATATCGAACTACTGAAAGCAAATGATATTTGCCTGTATGATGATCCTACAATCCACTGGAAGGGGAATCTCAAAAATGCAAAGGTTTCAGTTGTTATTCCTGGTGATCAGGTTCAAAAGAACATCATCGTCTATTCAAATGGGAGTCAACCCAATGGAAATAACCAGGGAGCATCTGTCCAGGGAATAACGTTTAACGTTAGTCataatttacaaaaacaaacagccaaTGTTGTGCCAGTTCAGAGAACTTGCAACTTAGTGACTCCTGTGACGATTTCTGGTATTTACCCTGCAGAAAACAAGCCACGGTCTCAGAGTACGGTTTCTCCACTGGCACCCACTCAGCCAGTCCCAGCAGGGAATGTTCTTGAGCTTTCCACCCTAGAGAATGAGCAAGGTGTGCTTGCTACTGCCAGCTCACAGAGCACTTCTCAATCTGGAACAGAACAGGAACTACAGAGTTCTCTAAGTAATACATCACAGAATGATCAAAATCTCTCCAAAAGTAAAAATGATGAGGGGTGCCCgaaattaatgaagaaaacactCCTGCAGGGAATCAGCCTTCCTTCCAGTGCCTCCACGGAAGCCTCTCAAGTTCAACAGGTGAATGCAACCTGTTCAAAAACACCCAATTCTAGGAATGAATTTCAAGAAGGCTGTGTAATTTCAAACAGTGACACAGCTTGCGTGCCATCTGTGAGACTGTCTAGTACAGATAGCTTTTCCTCTGTAAATATCCTCAAAAGTACAGACTTGGTAAGTAGTGCTGGAATGCCTGTGacttctgcagcagaaggaatTAAGGCTGTAACGGCAATAAGCACTCTGCCTGCCAGTCCCCTAGAGAACTGCTGGTCTTTTTCAGGCTCTACAGGTGTTGGTGCTTCAGACTTGAAAAACATGAGTAGCCTTACACGGATGCCTTCAGCTGGAAACACACAGACCACGTGGACAACTTTGCAGCTAGCAGGAAATACTGTTCAGCCACTAAGCCAAACACCATCCAGTATGATGACTGCGCTACTAAATGAGCCAGTTAATGGCGCTGGTACTGTatctcctgctcacagcaggcCTTTGACTACAAGCATTAGTCTAAATACTTCTCTGCCTGGAGATGTGCAGGCAGCTGAACAAATTGTAGTTACCTTGCCCTCATGTCCGTCCTTACCTATGCAGCCATTAATCAGCCAGCCACAGGTTAAAACTCAGGCTGCAGGAAATATCCTTTCATTAAATTCAGCTATGCAGGTAATTCAAATGGCTCAGCCAGTTGCGTCAGCCGTAACAGGAGCACCAGCCAACCAGAATGTCATAATTCTCCAGCCTCCAAACACCACTCCATGCCCTCCAATCGTGAGAGCAGAAGTTCCTAGCCAAAATGTCAGTCAACAAATTGTAATTATACAAGCTGCTAGTCAGaatcctcttcctctcctctctgcccAGCCTTCTGCTTCAGTAAGAGTTCCCATGAATGGGCCTACTGCAATCGCAAACTCTAGCAACTCTGTACAAAATTCCCCTCTTCCACAGACTTTTGGAGGGAAACACCTTGTTCATATATTACCAAGACCATCCTCTTTGCCATCTTCTAGCTCTacacaaacattttcagttaCAATGTCAAATCAACAGCATCCTCAAACTATCTCATTAAATGGGCAGCTTTTTGCATTGCAGCCTGTGATGTCTTCATCTGGAGCTGCAAATCAAGCCCCTATGCAAATTATTCAACCCACCACCAGCGAAGATCCAAATACCAACGTTGCCCTCAATACATTTGGTGCTTTAGCTAACCTCAATCAAAGCATATCACAAATGGCTGGACAAAGCTGCTTACACTTGTCTCTCAGCCACCCTGCCAATCCCACAACTGTCCATAACCAGATCGCCACAGTTAACTGTGTGTCATTACCAACTTCGGTGGCATCTGCAATATCTGCAGAGGGTTCAGTATTAACTAGTGCATCTAATTCAATAAATGCTTCCCccaaaaaagctgctgctggtttGCCATCTAATACAAAATCAAAAAGGACAAACAAAAAGCCGAGTACTAAAAAACACCTAGCAGTCAACAGTAAAGTTTCCTGTCCAGCAATTCCTTGCAAAGATGCGGGGAAGGTAGATTGTGCTCCTGTGGAAACTGTGTCAAAGCATGCAAACGGTGAGGGGCTGTCTGAAAACATGCCGGCAGCATCGCAAGCTTTAGCTACGTCGCAGGCGAGTGGTGTGGCAGCACCAAGTGGCACGAGCATTTCTGACTGTCATTCCAAAGAGTCTGAGTGCTCTGAGCAGGCAGCCGGATCCTGCCCTGTGCCAGAGCTGCCGTCGGCAGAGCTGCCGGCTTCCTcgcccctgcagcccacggtgTCTGAACCATTGGTGCTGGACCCGCCGGCTGCCAAAGATGCTGCTCCTCTCCCGCAGGCGCGTCGGTCTCAGAGCAATCCACCTACTGCCTCTGCCTTGTCAGAGTCTTCTGCTCCCTGTGAACCCCCTGGAACCTTAATGACTTCTCGTACTGAAGCACATATGACAAATTCTCAGGTTGCTGGGatgacagcagcacagagcagcgcAGCAGACCATACTTCCAAAGCAGGAGCAATTTCGGAGTCCTGCAATGTTGCACAGGATTCTTCAATTATCATGCAAGATGCAGACTTGTTAGAGGGGCAGGGTCTAACCAAAATGCTGTCTGATCTCACAAAAGAAAgtacagctgaggaaaaaaactcttcttttaCGGTTCAGGGGGAGCATTCTAATTTTCCCATGGAAAACTCTAAATCAGCGGAATCAAATGTTGATTTGCCTGAGAAGCAGGAACTTTTGTTAATGAACTCAGAGGGAGATTCTCTCTCCCAGCATCACACCTGCATTTCTGATCAGGAAGTAGTTAGTGCTTCCCTAAttgccagcaggcaggcagactCCCCAATGTCAACCAGTTCTGGTAGCAGTCGAGGCTTCTCAGTGGCGTCGATGTTGCCAGATACCACCAGAGAAGATGTTACAAGCAGCACATCAACCAGTACATGTAACAACTGCACATTTTCAGAACAACCCGACATTGTAGCTCTTGCAGCAAGAGCTATTTTTGATCAAGAAAACCTCGAGAAAGGTGGAGGAGGAATACAAGTTAATATGAGGGATGCCATCTCTAAGTCAACTGAGGTTGCATCTTTGGAGAGAGAACAACCGACTTTTAAACCTTTACCAGCGAAAGAAAGCAATGCAGGGCCATTAGAAACAGCATCAAACAAATTCAGTGCTCAGGATACAGTGCAAACAAATGTTGATAGACAAGTTGAAAAACCAAGCTGTTCTGTAGGAGGTGTGGAAACCTCAAACACTTCTTTGCAGATTTCAGCCTCCCAGTCACCAAGCATAACCAGTTTAAGCGTGAATAATCTAATACACCAGAGTCGCATTGTCCATCCCCTTGTGAGTTGCTCAAGTTTATCCCAGCCTTCAGAGCCACCAAGTGTTCCTGCAACGGTGAGTCTCTCCCTTCCATCTAGTTCATATGTCAACCAGTCTCCAGGACCAGCTATGATGAATGAATACGCTCAGGAGCAACTGAATGCTATTAGGGCAAACACCATGCaggctccccagctgcaggaatCACACTTAAAGCAGCAAGGCCATGAAGGTCGCAAAGACTCAGCCAAGCGGGCTGTTCAAGATGACCTTCTGCTCTCTACAGCAAAGAGGCAAAAGCAGTGCCAGACAGCACCTATAAGGCTCGAAGGCATGGCACTGATGAACCGAACACCAGAGAGCATTGCTGATCAAACGCAGATGCTAGTCAGTCAGATTCCTCCTAATTCATCAAATTCAGTGCCGTCAGTGAGCAATCAAGGGCACACGGATGGCCTTAATAGGTTATTCCCATCAAACAGCAACTTTGTAACACCAGCTTTGAGACAAACTGAAGTTCAGTGCAGCTCTCAAACATCAGTTTCAGAACAGCAAGGTCAAGCAGGGCAGCACTTGCAGCCGATTCAGCACGGTCCTTCTCAAGGCATATCTCATCTTCACAGTAATCATCCATACTTAAAACAACAGCAGGCTGGACAGTTAAGAGAAAGGCACCACTTGTATCAGCTGCAGCACCATGTCACTCATGGGGAAAACTCAGTCCACTCTCAACCCCACGGTGTCCACCAGCAGCGAACAATACAGCAGGAGGTGCAAATGCAAAAGAAACGAAATCTTATCCAGGGAAGCCAAGCCACACAACTTTCTCTACAGCAGAAACACCATGGAAGTGATCAGACACGACAAAAAGGTGGTCAGCCTCATCCTCACCACCAGCaaatgcagcagcagatgcagcagcaCTTTGGAGCTCCTCAGCCTGAAAAGAACTGTGAAAATCCCGCAACAAGCAGAAACCACCATAACCACCCTCAGAGCCATATAAACCAGGAAATTATGCATCAACAGCAACAAGATGTTAGCAGCAGACAGCAAGGTTCAGCTTCTGAACATGTGTCAGGGCATAATCAGATGCAGAGGCTTATGACCTCGAGGGGCTTAGAGCAGCAAATGGTGTCTCAGGCAAGTATTGTAACCAGACCATCAGATATGACTTGCACTCCTCATAGGCAGGAGAGAAACAGAGTATCCAGCTACTCTGCTGAAGCACTCATCGGGAAGACACCCTCTAATTCAGAACAGAGAATAGGAATATCTCTTCAAGGCCCTAGAGTTTCTGACCAGCTTGAAATGAGAAGCTATCTAGATGTTTCTAGAAATAAAGGGTTGGTCATTCATAATATGCAGGGCCGTATATCTGTTGATCATACGGTTGGCTCAGATGTGCAACGGCTTTCTGATTGTCAGACATTTAAGCCAGCAGGACCCAATCAACAACCAACAGGCAATTTTGATGTACAAGCCTCAAGGAACAGTGAAATTGGTAATTCTGTGTCATCCCTCAGGGGCATGCAGTCGCAAGCTTTCCGAATTGGTCAAAATACTGGGCCGTCTATAGAAAGACAGAAGAGATTGCCTTACCAGCCAGTACAGGGTATTCCAACAGGAAATACCCTTCCAtcaagggaaaatgaaaatacatgcCACCAAAGTTTTATGCAGAGTTTACTTGCCCCTCACCTTGGAGAGCAAGTTAGTGGAAGCCAAAGATCACTCCCAGAGCATCAAAGGAATACGCAGTGTGGTGCGTCCTCCACGATCGAGTACAACTGTCCCCCAGCGCGAGAGAGTGTCCACATCCGAAGAGATGGTGATGGTCAGAATAGGGAAAGCTGTGACATGTCTATCGGTTCAATTAACACAAGGAACAGTTctttaaatattcctttctcaagttcttcttcttCGGGAGATATTCAGGGTCGAAATACAAGCCCAAACATTTCTGTACAGAAGTCCAATCCCATGAGGATGACCGAGAGTCATGGAACGAAGAGTCACATGAATACACCTGTTTCTAGCAACATGCATGGAGTCGTGAGGTCCACTCACCCTCACCCTGCAGTTTCTCATGGAAATGGTGAACAAGGGCAACCATCCGTTCGTCAGCCAAATTCTTCAGTTACTCAGCGATCGAGGCATCCTCTGCAAGATAATGGAGGCTCTAAAATACGTCAGCCTGAAAGGAACCGATCTGGAAATCAAAGACATGGAAATGTCTTTGACCCTAGTCTTCCCCATCTTCCCCTGTCTACCAGTGGCAGTATGATCCTCGGGCGCCAGCAGTCTGCGAtagaaaaaagaggaagcatTGTCCGCTTTATGTCTGATGGCCCTCAGGTGTCTAATGATAACGCAGCCCCTGACCAACACACGCTCTCTCAGAACTTTGGCTTCCCTTTTATTCCAGAGGGTGGCATGAATCCACCAATAAATGCCAATGCATCTTTCATCCCACCAGTTACTCAGCCTAGTGCCACTCGAACACCAGCCCTAATCCCAGTCGATCCTCAAAATACGCTGCCATCCTTCTACCCGCCATACTCTCCCGCCCATCCCACTCTTTCCAATGACATTTCTATCCCTTACTTTCCCAATCAAATGTTTCCTAATCCAAGCACAGAAAAGCCAAGTAGTGGAGGTTTGAACAATCGATTTGGATCCATTTTGTCCCCTCCGCGGCCTGTTGGTTTTGCTCAGCCgagttttcctttgcttccGGATATGCCGCCCATGCACATGACCAATACGTCACACTTATCCAATTTTAACTTGACGTCTTTGTTTCCAGAAATAGCCACAGCTCTTCCTCCAGATGGTTCAGCAATGTCGCCTTTGCTTTCCATTGCAAACACATCTGCTTCAGATTCTTCCAAGCAGTCATCAAACCGACCTGCCCACAATATAAGCCATATTCTAGGTCACGATTGCAGTTCAGCTGTATGA